A single window of Syntrophus aciditrophicus SB DNA harbors:
- the minC gene encoding septum site-determining protein MinC → MQKPKVGQDVPEPSAGGMFQRDAMSPSVAHKPVLELKGNLLSLMVLYLFDSDRNLIEQQFTEKISGAKNFFKNAPIVIDLHALQNTSVPVDLSHLSDLFRKHGLVPVGVRGGNVQQQQAALNLSLGILPDAKPASSRGEPQTEVAVQATRDKVFTQPVRSGQQVAALQGDLVVLAAVNPGAEILAGKNIHVYGPLRGRAIAGVHGYSEARIFCRYFDAELVAVAGQYMLNEDFEDSVRGKPVHIFLENDRLKIQPFEI, encoded by the coding sequence ATGCAAAAACCAAAAGTCGGGCAGGATGTTCCGGAACCATCGGCTGGCGGGATGTTCCAGCGAGATGCCATGTCCCCATCCGTTGCACATAAGCCTGTTCTTGAATTAAAAGGCAATCTTCTGTCGTTGATGGTTTTGTATTTGTTTGACAGTGACAGGAACCTCATTGAACAACAGTTCACCGAAAAAATCTCCGGGGCAAAAAATTTTTTCAAAAACGCTCCCATTGTGATCGATCTTCATGCCCTGCAGAATACCAGCGTTCCAGTAGATTTATCACACCTTTCGGATTTATTCCGGAAACACGGTCTGGTTCCTGTCGGAGTAAGGGGGGGCAACGTCCAACAGCAGCAGGCGGCATTGAATCTTTCCCTGGGAATTCTTCCCGATGCAAAACCCGCGTCTTCAAGGGGAGAACCTCAGACAGAGGTCGCTGTCCAGGCGACCCGGGACAAGGTTTTTACCCAGCCTGTCCGCTCAGGTCAACAGGTTGCAGCGCTTCAGGGCGATCTGGTGGTGCTGGCCGCGGTCAATCCCGGGGCGGAAATTCTTGCAGGGAAAAATATCCATGTTTATGGTCCGTTGCGCGGACGCGCCATTGCCGGAGTTCACGGATACTCAGAAGCCCGGATTTTTTGCCGATACTTTGACGCAGAACTGGTGGCCGTGGCAGGTCAGTATATGCTCAATGAAGACTTTGAAGATTCTGTGAGAGGAAAGCCTGTTCATATTTTTCTTGAAAACGATCGTTTGAAGATTCAACCTTTTGAAATCTAA
- a CDS encoding L,D-transpeptidase family protein, producing the protein MKNDWKRKWCGLYGLLMIFSCAGAPAVNVPPAKMASRQAIVVKTAGWNASEAVLQAYERESEYSSWVAVGRKIPVVAGRNGMGWGDGLHQAGDAKSGPVKREGDGRAPAGIFRLGSAFGYDRAEMTSWIRIPYKQMTAAHRCVNDVHSIYYNRIVDAGQVRPDWSSSEEMLRRDNLYHLGIVVDHNVDPVASGRGSCIFLHVWEGPARGTSGCTAMDKEDLELLLLWLLPEAGPVLVQLPEAEYAKIRDVWGLP; encoded by the coding sequence ATGAAGAACGATTGGAAGCGAAAATGGTGTGGATTATACGGCTTGCTGATGATTTTTTCCTGTGCCGGCGCCCCGGCGGTAAACGTACCCCCGGCGAAAATGGCATCGCGTCAGGCCATTGTGGTCAAGACAGCCGGCTGGAATGCTTCGGAGGCCGTACTTCAGGCCTATGAACGGGAGTCGGAATACTCATCCTGGGTTGCCGTCGGCCGGAAAATCCCGGTTGTTGCAGGGCGAAATGGAATGGGATGGGGCGACGGTCTTCACCAGGCAGGCGATGCGAAATCAGGGCCGGTAAAGAGGGAGGGGGATGGACGCGCTCCGGCGGGGATCTTCCGTCTCGGTTCCGCGTTCGGTTATGACCGGGCGGAAATGACGTCGTGGATCAGAATTCCTTATAAACAGATGACCGCCGCCCACCGGTGCGTCAATGATGTGCATTCGATTTATTATAACCGGATTGTCGATGCCGGCCAGGTCAGGCCGGACTGGTCCAGCAGCGAGGAGATGCTGCGGAGGGACAATTTATATCATTTGGGGATTGTTGTTGATCATAATGTCGATCCGGTGGCCTCCGGGAGGGGCTCCTGCATTTTTCTTCATGTCTGGGAGGGACCTGCACGAGGTACATCGGGATGTACGGCCATGGATAAAGAGGATCTGGAACTGCTGCTTCTCTGGCTGCTTCCGGAAGCCGGGCCTGTCCTTGTCCAGCTTCCGGAAGCAGAGTATGCAAAGATTCGGGACGTTTGGGGTCTTCCATGA
- a CDS encoding tryptophanase, protein MNIRLSNGKLLPVEMHKIKIVQQTRLPSADERLRAMEEAGYNTFLLRTRDVFLDMLTDSGTNAMSDNQLGAMMVADDAYAGSESFYKLQDAVNEVFGLPYLLPAHQGRAAEHLLAKVLVKPGDVVPMNYHFTTTKAHFTLAGGTVLEIFTDEALNTDSKEFFKGNIDTDKFLDVIKTYGSERISFVRMEATTNLLGGQPFSMANYKKVKEIAAANNIKLVLDASLISEQAYFIKQREDGYKDRSIAEIIWELADIADIVYLSGRKSCAVRGGFIATKRKDIFDTILPWLPVYEGFATYGGMSTKEIEAMAVGIREMTQYSVASSSADMIQYFAEQLKTRGIPVVTPPGGLACHIDARRFLPDIPPSKYIAASLTSAVYLISGARGMERGTMSEQRDPDGNEVFSDLELLRLAVPRRTYTLAQIDYVVDRVAWLANHRDLIKGLIFYEEPPILRFFFGKMRAIDNWGAKLVEAFKNDFGPEL, encoded by the coding sequence ATGAACATCAGACTGTCCAACGGGAAGCTGCTCCCTGTGGAAATGCACAAGATCAAGATCGTCCAGCAAACGAGACTGCCCTCGGCCGATGAGCGCCTGAGGGCTATGGAGGAGGCCGGCTACAATACCTTCCTGCTTCGAACCCGCGATGTCTTTCTGGATATGTTGACGGATAGCGGCACCAATGCCATGAGCGATAATCAGTTGGGCGCCATGATGGTGGCCGATGATGCCTACGCCGGCAGTGAAAGCTTCTACAAGTTGCAGGATGCCGTCAATGAGGTCTTCGGCCTTCCTTATTTGCTTCCGGCGCATCAAGGCCGTGCAGCGGAACACCTGTTGGCCAAGGTTTTAGTCAAACCTGGCGATGTTGTTCCCATGAACTATCATTTTACGACTACCAAGGCCCACTTCACACTGGCCGGAGGGACGGTGCTGGAAATCTTTACGGATGAAGCCTTGAATACGGACAGCAAAGAGTTCTTCAAAGGCAATATTGATACAGATAAATTTCTCGATGTGATCAAAACCTACGGATCAGAACGTATCTCCTTTGTTCGGATGGAGGCCACGACCAATCTTCTGGGTGGCCAGCCTTTTTCCATGGCCAATTACAAGAAAGTGAAGGAAATCGCCGCGGCGAACAACATCAAACTCGTTCTCGACGCCAGTCTGATTTCCGAACAGGCCTATTTCATCAAGCAGCGGGAAGACGGCTATAAGGATCGATCCATCGCTGAGATTATCTGGGAACTTGCAGACATCGCGGATATCGTTTACCTGTCGGGACGGAAGAGCTGTGCTGTCCGTGGCGGGTTTATCGCCACGAAGCGTAAGGATATTTTTGATACCATTCTTCCCTGGCTTCCCGTTTATGAAGGATTTGCAACCTACGGCGGCATGTCCACAAAAGAGATCGAGGCCATGGCTGTAGGCATCCGGGAAATGACTCAATACAGTGTGGCGAGCAGTTCGGCGGATATGATCCAGTATTTTGCTGAACAATTAAAGACACGGGGCATTCCCGTGGTGACGCCTCCGGGGGGGCTGGCCTGTCACATTGATGCCCGCCGCTTTCTTCCGGACATCCCTCCCTCCAAGTATATTGCCGCCTCCCTGACTTCGGCCGTCTACCTCATATCCGGGGCAAGGGGGATGGAACGGGGCACCATGTCCGAGCAACGTGACCCGGATGGCAATGAGGTCTTTTCAGATCTGGAACTCCTGAGGCTTGCTGTGCCGCGCCGAACCTACACCCTTGCGCAAATCGATTACGTCGTTGATCGGGTGGCCTGGCTCGCAAATCACCGGGATCTGATCAAGGGGTTGATCTTTTATGAAGAACCGCCTATCCTGCGCTTCTTCTTCGGCAAGATGAGGGCCATTGACAACTGGGGCGCCAAGCTCGTGGAAGCCTTCAAAAATGATTTTGGGCCGGAGCTGTAA
- a CDS encoding ABC transporter permease codes for MSLLRIRELVRKEFLQLFRDKRNRPILIIAPIIQLLVFGYVVNYDIRDIRIALMDQARTRESRLVADAFSANRIFRITHHPENDKVLEQLLLQGAIDLAVKIPPDLSSQVRSGRTAHLQILADGSMSNMASIRIAYTMLILDGLNRKLIGELHPQRMDYGRIDGRIRTWYNPNLDSQHFYVPGIVAFVVMLISLLFTSMAVIKEKEAGTMEQLMVTPIRPVELILGKTIPYIIIAISQMIVVTAIAITWFEVPLSGNVMLLFFAACLFLLSTLGIGLFISTVSGTQQQAMMTTFFIILPFFMLSGFVFPIDNMPQAVQVLTLLNPLRYFLVIIRGIFLKGVGMEVLWPQFAAMAVLGLVVFIGAVARFRKRLD; via the coding sequence ATGAGCCTGCTGCGCATACGGGAACTGGTCCGAAAGGAGTTTCTCCAGCTTTTCCGGGACAAACGGAACCGTCCCATCCTGATCATCGCTCCGATCATTCAACTGCTGGTCTTCGGATATGTGGTCAATTACGATATCCGGGACATCCGGATCGCCCTGATGGACCAGGCGCGCACAAGGGAAAGCCGACTTGTGGCGGATGCCTTCAGCGCCAACCGGATCTTTCGAATCACCCATCATCCGGAAAATGATAAGGTCTTGGAGCAACTGCTTCTTCAGGGAGCGATCGATCTGGCCGTAAAAATCCCCCCCGATCTGAGTTCACAGGTGCGGTCGGGACGAACGGCCCACCTTCAGATCCTTGCGGACGGCAGTATGAGCAACATGGCTTCCATTCGGATCGCCTATACAATGCTCATTCTGGACGGGCTGAATCGGAAGCTGATCGGGGAACTTCACCCTCAGCGGATGGATTACGGCCGAATTGACGGCCGAATTCGAACCTGGTACAACCCCAACCTGGACAGTCAGCATTTCTACGTCCCCGGCATCGTCGCCTTCGTCGTCATGCTGATCTCTCTGCTCTTCACTTCCATGGCCGTCATCAAGGAAAAAGAGGCGGGAACGATGGAACAGCTGATGGTCACCCCGATTCGACCGGTCGAGCTGATTCTCGGCAAAACGATCCCGTACATCATTATTGCCATCTCGCAGATGATCGTCGTTACGGCCATTGCAATCACCTGGTTTGAGGTCCCGCTGTCAGGAAATGTCATGCTTCTCTTTTTTGCCGCCTGCCTTTTCCTGCTCAGCACCCTGGGAATCGGGCTTTTTATCTCCACCGTTTCCGGAACGCAGCAGCAGGCCATGATGACGACTTTTTTTATCATCCTGCCTTTTTTCATGCTCAGCGGCTTTGTCTTTCCCATCGACAACATGCCCCAGGCCGTTCAAGTGCTGACTCTGCTGAACCCGCTCCGTTATTTTCTCGTCATCATCCGGGGAATTTTTCTCAAGGGGGTGGGAATGGAGGTGTTGTGGCCCCAGTTCGCCGCCATGGCGGTCCTGGGACTGGTTGTGTTCATCGGCGCCGTCGCCCGCTTCCGGAAGCGGCTTGACTGA
- a CDS encoding ABC transporter permease, which yields MDPAKIEAVTRKEFYHLLRDVRSLYLAFALPLLLILLFGYALSLDVNHVRTIVVDYDATGVSRDLIRKLDSSSYFNVVAHLQDTREINLWLDKGLATLAIVIPPDFTENIRKDREAPLQVILDGSDPNFAGIARGYINAFLENQNRIRLNLFLNRQGREPINPPLEGRIRVWFNEDLESQNFIIPGNIAVIIMIVGAMLTSLVVAREYENGTMETIKSLPLNTGEFLVGKAIPYFLIGMVDVLVAVLVGQVLFGVVMKAGFWLMVLSSSLYLAVALSLGLLISSVVKSQLVANQVAVLLTYLPSLLLSNFVFPIINMPAPLQLLAKAVPATYYIQILSGIYLKNLGFAQLWSAFFILLIMFTGLALLNFFVLKREGI from the coding sequence TTGGATCCTGCAAAGATTGAAGCGGTCACCCGCAAGGAATTCTATCATCTTCTCCGGGATGTCCGCAGCCTCTACCTGGCCTTTGCCCTTCCCCTGCTTTTGATCCTTCTGTTCGGCTACGCCCTCAGTCTTGACGTCAATCATGTCAGAACGATCGTCGTCGATTACGACGCAACAGGAGTCAGCCGTGATCTGATCCGAAAACTTGATTCCTCCTCCTATTTCAACGTCGTCGCCCATCTCCAGGATACAAGGGAAATCAACCTCTGGCTGGATAAGGGACTGGCCACCCTGGCCATTGTGATCCCGCCGGACTTTACGGAGAATATCCGCAAGGATCGGGAAGCCCCTCTGCAGGTCATCCTGGACGGCAGTGATCCGAATTTCGCTGGAATCGCCCGAGGGTACATCAACGCCTTCCTGGAAAATCAGAACCGTATCCGCCTGAATCTATTTCTGAACCGGCAGGGAAGAGAACCGATCAATCCGCCTCTCGAAGGGCGGATTCGCGTCTGGTTCAACGAGGATCTGGAAAGCCAGAATTTCATCATACCCGGTAATATCGCCGTGATCATCATGATCGTCGGAGCCATGCTGACCTCTCTCGTCGTCGCCAGGGAATACGAAAACGGCACCATGGAAACAATCAAATCGCTTCCACTGAACACGGGGGAATTTCTCGTTGGTAAAGCTATCCCCTACTTCCTGATCGGGATGGTCGATGTCCTTGTTGCCGTTCTTGTGGGACAAGTCCTTTTCGGCGTAGTCATGAAAGCCGGATTCTGGCTGATGGTTCTGTCTTCCTCCCTTTATCTTGCTGTGGCTCTTTCCCTCGGTCTGCTGATTTCCAGCGTCGTCAAATCGCAACTTGTCGCTAACCAGGTAGCCGTCCTGTTGACCTATCTGCCTTCCCTGCTGCTGTCCAACTTCGTCTTTCCCATCATCAACATGCCAGCGCCTCTTCAGCTTCTTGCCAAGGCGGTCCCGGCAACGTACTATATTCAGATTCTGAGTGGAATTTATCTCAAGAACCTCGGATTCGCGCAGCTCTGGTCTGCCTTCTTCATTCTGCTGATCATGTTCACCGGATTGGCCCTGTTGAATTTCTTCGTATTGAAGCGGGAGGGAATCTGA
- a CDS encoding MarC family protein, whose translation MKSFWLCFVPLFVAVDAVGILPLFMSLTEGLETRKLRRIISQSVITAIAVALVFLVLGKALMDLLGITIADFMVAGGILLFVISLNDVLATEKAQQHTVDPDSLGAVPLGVPLISGPAVLTTTLLLSNSYGFVPTATALILNILLAGGVFFSSRIIYRFLGKTGAKTISKITSLLLAAIAVMIIRRGLFIILDLEIAG comes from the coding sequence ATGAAATCTTTCTGGCTGTGTTTTGTCCCCCTTTTTGTCGCCGTTGACGCCGTCGGGATTCTACCTCTGTTTATGAGTCTCACTGAGGGGCTGGAAACCCGGAAACTGCGGAGGATCATCTCTCAATCCGTCATAACCGCCATTGCCGTGGCACTGGTATTTCTCGTTCTGGGTAAGGCCCTGATGGATCTGCTGGGAATCACCATCGCGGATTTCATGGTGGCGGGCGGCATTCTCCTGTTCGTCATTTCCCTGAACGATGTTCTGGCCACGGAAAAAGCCCAGCAGCACACAGTTGATCCCGACAGCCTGGGAGCGGTGCCGCTGGGGGTTCCCCTCATCTCCGGGCCCGCGGTGCTGACTACCACGTTGTTGCTGAGTAATTCCTACGGGTTTGTTCCGACGGCCACGGCCCTGATTCTGAACATCCTGCTGGCCGGCGGCGTTTTTTTCTCTTCCCGGATAATTTATCGATTTCTCGGTAAAACCGGTGCCAAGACAATTTCCAAGATCACAAGCCTCCTGCTGGCGGCCATCGCCGTGATGATCATTCGCCGGGGGCTCTTCATCATCCTCGATCTCGAAATCGCCGGATAG
- a CDS encoding ABC transporter ATP-binding protein produces the protein MNRSTDKAIAVRNLEKRFGSFVAVDRISFAVQRGEIFGFLGPNGSGKSTTIRMLCGILKPTDGEGQVAGYDIITQPEAVKQTIGYMSQRFSLYEDLTPRENIRFYLGIYNVPAGSWKDRIDWVLDLTRLREVRNALTRSLPPGWRQRLALGCALLHSPEVLFLDEPTAGVDPITRRHFWDFIRRLAMEGITIFVTTHYMDEARYCENIVMLNEGRIVAADSPENIIQTACPGRPGATLDDAFVALMTRKSGKNS, from the coding sequence ATGAATCGTTCAACAGATAAGGCGATCGCTGTCAGAAATCTGGAAAAACGATTCGGTTCTTTTGTCGCAGTGGACCGGATTTCCTTCGCCGTTCAAAGGGGAGAGATCTTCGGCTTTCTCGGCCCGAACGGTTCTGGAAAATCCACCACCATCCGCATGCTGTGCGGCATCCTCAAACCCACAGATGGAGAAGGACAGGTCGCGGGCTATGACATCATCACCCAGCCTGAAGCGGTGAAGCAGACCATTGGATATATGTCGCAGCGGTTTTCCCTCTATGAAGACCTGACCCCCCGGGAAAATATCCGGTTTTACCTCGGCATCTACAATGTTCCGGCAGGAAGCTGGAAGGACCGGATCGACTGGGTTCTTGATTTAACCCGCCTGCGGGAGGTTCGAAATGCGCTGACGCGATCACTGCCCCCCGGCTGGCGCCAGCGTCTTGCCTTGGGCTGCGCCTTGCTCCATTCTCCGGAGGTTCTTTTCCTCGACGAACCAACCGCCGGCGTGGATCCGATTACAAGACGGCATTTCTGGGATTTCATCCGCCGGCTCGCCATGGAAGGCATCACCATCTTTGTCACGACGCACTACATGGATGAGGCCCGTTACTGCGAAAACATCGTCATGCTCAATGAAGGCCGGATCGTCGCGGCGGACAGTCCCGAAAACATCATCCAGACGGCCTGTCCCGGCAGGCCGGGAGCGACGCTGGACGATGCTTTTGTCGCCCTGATGACCCGCAAGTCCGGAAAAAATTCCTGA
- a CDS encoding ABC transporter ATP-binding protein — translation MPGSADAMIRVEKASLRYGDVEAVQGVSFSVAAGSMFGLVGSDGAGKTSLLRMIATMIQPSAGTITISGLDVFTHRKQIRDLIGYMPQRFGLYQDLTVEENFHFFMNIYGIKGSEGERRKERYLGFSHLLPFIRRPAGQLSGGMKQKLGLACVLVHEPQVLVLDEPTNGVDPASRREFWDMLKIMQNQGMTILTSTAYLDEGEKCDQVAIMHRARILDIAAPEAMRSRFSSLEEAVIDRIQEVDRGLQHESFNR, via the coding sequence ATGCCTGGCTCCGCTGACGCTATGATCCGGGTCGAAAAGGCCTCTCTGCGCTACGGTGACGTTGAAGCCGTCCAGGGAGTCTCTTTCTCCGTTGCTGCAGGCTCCATGTTCGGACTTGTAGGATCGGACGGCGCCGGAAAGACCTCTCTGCTCCGCATGATCGCCACCATGATTCAGCCTTCCGCCGGGACGATCACCATCAGCGGTCTGGATGTTTTTACCCACAGGAAACAGATTCGGGATCTGATCGGTTACATGCCACAGCGATTCGGTCTCTATCAGGATCTGACGGTTGAGGAAAATTTCCATTTTTTCATGAATATTTACGGGATCAAGGGAAGTGAAGGGGAGAGAAGGAAAGAGCGTTATCTGGGGTTTTCTCACCTCCTGCCCTTTATCCGCCGTCCAGCAGGGCAGCTTTCGGGGGGGATGAAGCAGAAACTCGGCCTGGCCTGCGTCCTCGTGCATGAACCTCAAGTCCTGGTTCTCGATGAACCAACTAACGGGGTGGATCCGGCTTCCCGCCGGGAATTCTGGGATATGCTGAAGATCATGCAGAATCAGGGAATGACGATCCTCACCTCAACTGCTTATCTGGACGAGGGAGAGAAATGTGACCAGGTGGCCATCATGCACCGGGCACGGATTCTGGACATCGCCGCGCCGGAAGCCATGCGCTCCCGCTTTTCCAGTCTGGAAGAGGCCGTGATTGACCGTATTCAGGAAGTGGACAGGGGACTCCAGCATGAATCGTTCAACAGATAA
- a CDS encoding HlyD family secretion protein has protein sequence MKKRLVLISMMAIVVAVGLLVYFGQRQNRQRESYYSGTIEATQSQLSFQTGGRVAVVHVREGDSIKAGQRLAELDTDEWTARYEQARAALDRAGKNTREMEILLNFYQKSLPAEVTRARANVESRTNILTEARRNNTRYTQLFERGVVTEKERDAVKLHYDNAIASLTEGKAAFRQAESGLNKIEATRMELEAARAQTEAARSALKEVSIQLAYTTLSAPSDGIITSRNVEPGEVVTPGREVFTLSNLATVDLKIFVGETEIGKVRPGQPVDVKVDTFPGRIFKGRVSYISPEGEFTPKIIQTFKERVKLVYLVKVAVPNPDIALKPGMPADAWLR, from the coding sequence GTGAAGAAACGTCTTGTTCTCATTTCCATGATGGCAATCGTTGTAGCGGTTGGCCTCCTGGTTTATTTCGGGCAGAGGCAAAACCGTCAACGGGAGTCCTACTATTCCGGAACCATCGAAGCAACCCAGTCCCAACTTTCGTTTCAGACCGGAGGCCGTGTTGCTGTGGTGCATGTCCGTGAAGGAGATTCGATCAAAGCCGGACAACGGCTTGCCGAGCTCGATACCGACGAGTGGACCGCCCGTTATGAGCAGGCCAGGGCGGCACTGGACAGGGCGGGGAAAAATACACGAGAGATGGAAATCCTGCTCAATTTCTACCAGAAATCTCTACCTGCCGAGGTGACGCGCGCACGGGCCAATGTGGAAAGTCGAACGAACATCCTCACCGAGGCCAGGAGAAACAACACCCGGTACACCCAGCTCTTTGAGCGGGGCGTGGTGACGGAAAAAGAGCGGGACGCAGTAAAACTGCACTATGATAATGCCATCGCAAGTCTGACTGAAGGGAAGGCAGCGTTCCGGCAGGCAGAAAGCGGACTGAACAAGATCGAGGCCACAAGGATGGAACTGGAAGCCGCCAGAGCCCAGACCGAGGCTGCCCGGTCAGCCCTTAAGGAAGTCAGTATTCAGCTTGCCTATACAACCCTGTCCGCTCCGTCTGACGGGATCATCACGTCCAGGAATGTCGAACCGGGCGAAGTTGTCACTCCGGGACGAGAGGTATTCACCCTGTCGAATCTGGCAACAGTGGATCTGAAGATCTTTGTCGGGGAAACCGAAATCGGAAAAGTCCGGCCTGGTCAACCGGTCGATGTCAAAGTGGATACCTTTCCAGGCAGAATCTTCAAGGGCAGAGTATCCTACATCTCCCCTGAAGGAGAGTTCACTCCAAAGATCATCCAGACTTTCAAGGAACGTGTCAAACTCGTTTATCTCGTGAAGGTTGCCGTTCCCAATCCTGATATCGCACTCAAACCGGGAATGCCTGCCGATGCCTGGCTCCGCTGA